From Erigeron canadensis isolate Cc75 chromosome 8, C_canadensis_v1, whole genome shotgun sequence, one genomic window encodes:
- the LOC122610601 gene encoding uncharacterized protein LOC122610601, with the protein MNMKSKVKANFRSMKGSPKDSKKKVNMQMQLVPDQKSSLIRGVSEKDRKMALQHDIEKLKKRLTEEEDVHRALEWALNRPLEAHPGITPNYLPPETLKLLGEVAVLEKEIARLEEQVVKVRQDLYQETIFTSFFNNNVDNSSDFQEKCLTRDPISTIPTSFLPRNPNIERAKTLSKRSPVDYLSAEECLGLQKLQENGISRDDSPNKISESTLKCLMFVFARMNTTSTLKISEMLPSIESCENPWAMDFMDPYDIFYEFENTDIGPYKYIYEVKAATSNANQITISVLLAQRLKTLLGKLASVNLTSLTHQEKLAFWINIYNSCMMNAFLELGIPETPDRVVQLMQEAKINVGGHLLNAFSIEHFILRLPCHTKYSFTKDFTNNEATARSLFGLELSEPRITFALSCGSWSSPAVRVYNGAEVENELEAAKRDYLQAAVGISSTNKVLAIPKLLDWYMLDFAKDTESFVEWVCLQLPSEVRNVAIKCLERNTSEPLSGCVRVSPYDFHFRYLFYK; encoded by the exons ATGAATATGAAGAGCAAAGTAAAGGCAAATTTTCGGTCCATGAAAGGTTCACCCAAAGATTCTAAG AAAAAGGTTAATATGCAAATGCAACTTGTGCCTGATCAGAAGAGTAGCCTAATCAGAGGAGTTTCTGAGAAAGATAGAAAAATGGCATTGCAACATGAT atagaaaaacttaaaaaacggctaacagaagaagaagatgttCATAGAGCTTTAGAATGGGCCTTAAACCGTCCATTAGAGGCTCATCCTGGCATTACTCCTAATTATCTTCCTCCAGAG ACATTGAAGTTGCTAGGTGAAGTGGctgttttggaaaaagaaattgctAGACTAGAAGAGCAGGTTGTGAAAGTTAGACAAGATTTATATCAAGAAACTATCTTCACTTCTTTCTTTAACAACAATGTTGACAATTCATCTGACTTTCAAGAGAAGTGCCTCACAAGAGATCCCATAAGTACCATTCCTACTTCATTTCTACCTAGGAATCCAAATATCGAAAGGGCTAAAACATTGTCGAAGAGATCCCCAGTTGACTATTTATCAGCAGAAGAATGTCTAGGCTTGCAAAAACTACAAGAAAATGGAATATCAAGAGATGACAGTCCCAATAAGATATCAGAAAGTACACTGAAATGCTTAATGTTTGTGTTTGCAAGAATGAACACTACTTCCACTTTGAAAATTTCAGAAATGCTACCTTCTATAGAATCATGTGAAAATCCATGGGCCATGGATTTCATGGATCCATATGATATCTTCTATGAATTCGAAAACACAGATATCGGtccatataagtatatatatgaagtcAAAGCAGCCACTAGCAATGCAAACCAGATAACAATTTCTGTGCTTTTAGCACAAAGACTGAA GACACTACTTGGGAAACTTGCATCTGTCAATTTAACAAGCCTTACACATCAAGAGAAGCTTGCGTTTtggatcaatatatataattcgtgCATGATGAAT GCATTTCTTGAACTTGGAATACCAGAGACCCCTGATAGAGTGGTTCAACTAATGCAGGAGGCAAAGATTAATGTCGGCGGCCATCTTTTAAATGCATTTAGTATCGAACACTTCATATTGAGACTCCCCTGTCACACAAAATAT TCCTTCACAAAGGATTTCACGAACAATGAAGCAACTGCAAGAAGCTTATTCGGGTTGGAGTTGTCTGAACCACGAATAACATTTGCATTGTCTTGTGGAAGCTGGTCCTCACCTGCT GTAAGAGTGTATAATGGTGCTGAAGTCGAGAATGAACTTGAGGCTGCGAAACGAGATTACTTGCAGGCTGCAGTTGGCATTTCAAGCACAAATAAAGTATTAGCGATACCAAAGCTGCTGGATTGGTATATGCTTGATTTTGCTAAAGACACGGAGTCGTTTGTAGAGTGGGTATGTCTTCAATTACCAAGTGAAGTCCGGAACGTAGCAATCAAGTGTCTTGAGAGAAACACGAGTGAGCCGCTTTCAGGTTGTGTTCGGGTTAGCCCTTATGACTTCCATTTTAGATACCTTTTCTACAAATAG